Proteins encoded together in one Gallus gallus isolate bGalGal1 chromosome 18, bGalGal1.mat.broiler.GRCg7b, whole genome shotgun sequence window:
- the ITGB4 gene encoding integrin beta-4 isoform X2: protein MRTKRMAALPRLCVGLLLLALLCTTTLGQRSRNNRCVQSRAKSCTECIRVAKECSFCTEESFEEPRCDLRENLLRYGCREASIVYTRGEMRTQQNISINTFLQRTQVAPQAMFMRLRAGEEMSFNMDVFQPLESPVDLYILMDFSYSMSDDLDNLKSMGQNLAEFLQALTSNYTIGFGKFVDKVSSPQTDMRPEKLREPWNNADSPFSFKNVIRLTNNINYFSQELRKERISGNLDAPEGGFDAILQTAVCKDKIGWRKDSTHLLVFSTESAFHYEADGTNVLAGILARNDEECHLDTHGTYVYDTKQDYPSVPTLVRLLGQHNIIPIFAVTNHSYSYYEKLHKYFPISEIGVLQEDSSNIVELLRTAFERIRSKMDIRADFVPKALKTEFISSMYEKTESGSFHITRGEVGKFQVRVKALEHVGGQHVCTLPEKDRQGIIHVKPTSLSDSLQVQASVVCDVCPCEQQPDFRSPKCSFHGDFICGQCICHAGWRGDTCDCSPASSPNNEACIRPGDVEPCSGRGECLCGKCQCYPEDLMQRFDGDFCQYDVLQCPRTSGFLCNDRGRCSKGACVCESGWEGPGCECPTSNDTCIDSRGGICNNQGRCKCGRCICDKTSLYTSSTCEISYSLGFQAVCESIRDCVQCQAWGTGNRKGNCSMCHLHVQMVEELKKEEANEYCSFQDEEDDCTYHYALEGDPSVLPNATVQVQKKKECPPGSFLWLIPLLIFLILLLGLLLLLCWRYCACCKACLALLPCCARGRTVGFKEDHYMLRQSLMSSDHLDTPMVRSGSLKGRDTVRWKINNNVHKQGFTSHAALNPKDLIPYGLSLRLTRLFTQNLVKPESRECEQLRKEVEENLNDIYRHIPGCQKPQQTKFRLQPNSGKRQDHTIVDTVLTAPRSAKTEIIKVTEKHVSHEAFNDLKVSPGYYTVTSDQDAHGMVEFQEAVELVDVRVPLFIREDDDDEKQLQVEAIDVPTGIAQIGRRIVNITIIKEQASSLITFLQPAYSHSRFDKVARIPVLREIIDNGRSQVTYRTRDLTAKEGRDYVFTEGDLVFQPGETRKEVQVSLLELTEIDTLLHNRQVKQFAIDLLHPKHGAKIGRYPQATVTIADPEVVDGVPPLTGMGQLTQSPKGRLSAPLNPSAQALSSKEIHFSWFPPTGKPLGYKVKYWVQGDPESEANVIDVKSSEATLRNLYAFCDYEMQVCAYNAMGEGAYSDVIHCRTLEDVPSEPGRLAFNVVSSTVTQLSWAEPAETNGVITAYEVSYGLVNEDNVPIGPMKKVLVEDPKKRMVLIENLRESQPYRYMVKARNGAGWGPEREATINLATQPKRPMSIPIIPDVPIIDAEGGEDYDSYLMYSTDVLRTPAGSKRPSVSDDSGSRWKYVPLLGEDLDLRRITWRLPPETIPRLSGSSHLSSDTEGLLREEDGDMATGSPMRSGTPRPQAEHLLNGRMDYFSGSSSTLTRTANTSYHQHVQQEHRVMGSSSLTRDYSTMMAGHDYSGRFLPPILEDAGRRIPQPRDVGFRSRVKVKGYYPSTGCRDSIIMTDGSTGTCKYIDSRFPLGVPDIPTRLVFSALGPTSLKVSWQEPRCEKEVQGYSVQYQLLNGGEVHRVTVSNPSRNSVVVENLLPNHSYIFKVKAQSEEGWGPEREGVITIESQVDPQSPLSPVPGSPFTLSTPSAPGPLVFTALSPDSLQLSWERPHKPNGAILGYMITCERLHGGGEPRNIYVEGDNPETTLTVPHLKENIPYKFKVQAKTTQGVGPEREGIITIQSQDGGTFSQFGGQQYTKEVYNFPTEYSTKTSISHSSLDPHFSGIHPLLADGMLMTSQRVESASSTLTKQVTKEFISRTVTSSGTLTKQVERQFYEA from the exons ATGAG GACGAAGAGGATGGCCGCACTGCCAAGGctctgtgtggggctgctgctgctggccctgctctgcaccaccaCTCTTGGCCAACGGAGCAGAA ATAACCGCTGTGTGCAGAGCCGGGCAAAGAGCTGCACTGAGTGCATCCGTGTGGCCAAGGAGTGTTCCTTCTGCACCGAGGAG AGCTTTGAGGAGCCGCGCTGTGACCTGAGGGAGAACCTGCTGCGCTATGGCTGCAGGGAGGCCAGCATCGTCTACACGAGGGGCGAGATGCGCACTCAGCAG AACATCAGCATCAACACGTTCCTGCAGAGGACCCAGGTGGCCCCCCAGGCCATGTTCATGCGGCTGCGGGCTGGGGAGGAGATGAGCTTCAACATGGACGTCTTCCAGCCCCTGGAGAGCCCCGTGGACCTCTACATCCTTATGGACTTCTCCTACTCGATGTCTGATGACTTGGATAATCTCAAGAGCATGGGGCAAAACCTGG CCGAGTTCCTGCAAGCTCTCACCTCCAATTACACCATCGGCTTTGGCAAGTTTGTGGACAAAGTCTCATCCCCACAGACAGACATGAGGCCTGAGAA GCTCCGTGAGCCATGGAACAACGCCGACTCCCCCTTCTCCTTCAAGAACGTCATCCGCCTGACCAACAACATCAACTACTTCAGCCAGGAGCTCAGGAAGGAGCGCATCTCTGGAAACCTGGATGCGCCCGAAGGTGGCTTCGATGCCATCCTGCAGACTGCTGTTTGCAAG GACAAGATTGGCTGGAGGAAGGACAGCACGCATTTGCTTGTGTTCTCCACTGAGTCAGCCTTTCACTATGAAGCTGATGGCACCAACGTCCTGGCAGGGATCCTGGCGAGGAATGACGAGGAGTGTCACCTGGACACCCATGGCACCTACGTTTATGACACCAAGCAGGACTACCCCTCGGTGCCCACGCTGGTGCGCCTGCTGGGTCAGCACAACATCATTCCCATCTTTGCTGTCACCAACCACTCCTACAGCTACTACGAG AAGCTGCACAAATATTTCCCCATCTCCGAGATcggggtgctgcaggaggactCCTCCAACATCGTGGAGCTGCTCCGCACAGCCTTTGAG CGCATCCGCTCCAAGATGGACATCCGAGCTGACTTCGTCCCCAAGGCCCTGAAGACGGAGTTCATCTCCTCAATGTATGAAAAGACGGAATCTGGGTCCTTCCACATCACCCGTGGGGAAGTG ggtAAGTTCCAGGTGAGGGTGAAGGCGCTGGAGCACGTGGGTGGGCAGCACGTCTGCACCCTCCCTGAGAAGGACAGGCAGGGCATTATCCATGTGAAACCCACCTCACTGAGCGACAGCCTCCAAGTCCAGGCCTCCGTGGTGTGCGACGTGTGTCCCTGTGAGCAG CAACCAGATTTCCGCTCACCCAAGTGCAGCTTCCACGGGGACTTCATCTGTGGGCAGTGCATCTGCCATGCAGGCTG gCGAGGGGACACGTGTGACTGCTCCCCGGCCTCATCCCCCAACAACGAAGCCTGCATCCGCCCTGGGGACGTGGAGCCGTGCTCGGGTCGGGGCGAGTGTCTCTGTGGGAAGTGTCAGTGCTACCCCGAGGACCTGATGCAGCGCTTCGATGGGGACTTCTGCCAATATGATGTGCTGCAGTGCCCGCGCACCTCCGGCTTCCTCTGCAATG ATCGCGGTCGCTGCTCCAAGGGCGCGTGTGTATGCGAGAGCGGCTGGGAGGGCCCTGGCTGTGAGTGTCCCACGAGCAATGACACCTGCATTGACAGCAGGGGG gGCATCTGCAACAACCAGGGGAGGTGCAAGTGCGGGCGGTGCATCTGTGACAAGACATCCCTGTACACCAGCTCCACCTGTGAGATCAGCTACTCCCTG GGCTTCCAGGCCGTGTGCGAGAGCATCAGGGACTGTGTGCAGTGCCAGGCCTGGGGAACGGGCAACAGGAAAGGGAACTGCAGCATGTGCCACCTCCACGTGCAGAtggtggaggagctgaagaAAG AGGAGGCCAATGAGTACTGCTCCTTCCAGGATGAGGAGGATGACTGCACCTACCACTACGCATTGGAGGGAGACCCCAGTGTTCTCCCCAATGCCACCGTCCAggtgcagaagaagaaag AGTGCCCTCCTGGCAGCTTCCTCTGGCTCATCCCTCTGCTCATTTTCCTCatcctgctcctggggctgctgctgctgctgtgctggaggtaCTGTGCCTGCTGCAAG GCTTGCCTGGCCCTGCTCCCCTGCTGTGCACGAG GTCGCACCGTTGGCTTCAAGGAGGACCACTACATGCTTCGCCAGAGCCTCATGTCCTCAGACCACCTGGACACCCCCATGGTCCGCAGCGGATCCCTCAAGGGTCGGGACACCGTCCGCTGGAAGATCAACAACAACGTCCACAAGCAGGGCTTCACCTCCCACGCTGCCCTCAACCCCAAAGACCTCA TTCCCTACGGGCTGTCGCTGAGGCTGACACGGCTCTTCACACAGAACCTGGTGAAGCCAGAGAGCCGGGAGTGCGAGCAGCTGCGCAAGGAAGTGGAGGAGAAT CTGAACGACATCTACAGGCACATCCCAGGCTGCCAGAAGCCCCAGCAGACCAAATTCAG GTTACAGCCCAATTCTGGGAAGAG GCAGGACCACACCATTGTGGACACGGTGCTCACCGCCCCTCGCTCTGCCAAGACAGAGATCATCAAGGTGACAGAGAAACACGTTTCCCACGAGGCTTTCAATGACCTGAAGGTTTCACCAGGTTACTACACTGTGACCTCTGACCAAG ATGCTCACGGGATGGTGGAGTTCCAAGAAGCTGTGGAGCTGGTTGATGTCCGCGTCCCACTCTTCATCAGGGAGGATGACGATgatgagaagcagctgcaggtggAGGCCATCGATGTCCCCACCGGCATCGCACAGATCGGACGCAGGATTGTCAACATCACCATCATCAAGGAACAAG CCAGCAGCCTCATCACCTTCCTGCAGCCAGCCTATTCCCACAGCCGCTTTGATAAGGTGGCCAGGATCCCTGTCCTGAGGGAGATCATAGACAACGGGAGGTCCCAAGTTACCTACAGGACCCGAGATCTCACCGCCAAGGAAGGCAGG GACTATGTCTTCACAGAAGGTGACCTGGTCTTCCAGCCCGGGGAGACCCGAAAAGAGGTGCAGGTCTCCCTGCTGGAGCTAACTGAGATAGACACCCTCCTGCACAACCGCCAGGTCAAGCAGTTTGCCATCGACCTCCTCCATCCCAAGCATGGGGCCAAGATCGGCCGATACCCCCAGGCCACGGTGACCATTGCTGACCCAG aggtggtggatggtgtCCCCCCGCTGACTGGCATGGGCCAGCTCACCCAGTCTCCCAAAGGCCGCCTGAGCGCACCCCTTAATCCCAGCGCCCAGGCTCTGAGCTCCAAGGAAATCCACTTCAGTTGGTTTCCTCCAACGGGAAAGCCTCTGGGGTACAAG GTGAAATACTGGGTGCAGGGGGACCCCGAATCCGAAGCCAATGTCATCGATGTCAAATCATCAGAGGCAACACTGAGAAACCTCTACGCCTTCTGCGACTACGAGATGCAAGTCTGTGCCTACAATGCTATGGGTGAAGGGGCCTACTCCGACGTCATACACTGCCGCACGCTGGAGGATG TTCCTAGTGAGCCTGGTCGCTTGGCTTTCAATGTGGTGTCTTCCACCGTGACACAGCTGAGCTGGGCTGAGCCTGCAGAAACCAATGGGGTGATCACGGCTTATGAAGTCAGTTATGGGCTCGTTAACGAGGACAATG tccccattggccccatgaAGAAGGTGCTGGTTGAAGACCCAAAGAAGCGCATGGTGCTGATAGAAAACCTGCGGGAGTCCCAGCCCTACCGCTACATGGTGAAAGCCAGGAATGGTGCTGGCTGGGGACCTGAGAGAGAAGCCACCATCAACCTCGCTACGCAGCCCAAGCGTCCCATGTCTA TCCCCATCATTCCCGATGTCCCCATCATTGATGCTGAAGGAGGTGAGGACTACGACAGCTACCTGATGTACAGCACAGACGTGCTTCGCACTCCAGCTGGCAGCAAACGTCCCAGCGTCTCTGATGATTCAG GCTCCCGATGGAAATATGTGCCGCTGCTGGGAGAAGACTTGGATCTTCGCCGCATCACCTGGAGGCTCCCTCCTGAAACCATTCCCCGCCTCTCTGGCAGCAGCCACCTCTCCTCGGACACCGAGGGTCTCCTCCGTGAGGAGGATGGCGACATGGCTACAGGCAGCCCCATGAGGAGCGGGACCCCCCGGCCCCAAGCAG AACACCTGCTGAATGGCCGCATGGATTACTTCtccggcagcagcagcacgctgACCAGGACAGCAAACACCAGCTACCACCAGCACgtgcagcaggagcacagggtGATGGGGAGCTCCTCACTGACCAGAGACTACTCCACCATGATGGCGGGGCACG ATTACTCAGGGAGATTCCTTCCTCCCATCCTTGAAGATGCTGGGAGGAGAATCCCACAGCCCAGGGACGTGGGTTTCAGGAGCAGGGTAAAGGTGAAGGGTTACTATCCCAGCACTGGCTGTCGGGACTCTATAATCATGACCGATGGGTCCACGGGGACTTGCAAGTACATAG ATTCCAGGTTTCCACTGGGTGTCCCTGACATCCCCACGAGGTTGGTGTTCTCTGCTCTGGGACCCACCTCGCTGAAGGTGAGCTGGCAGGAGCCGCGCTGCGAGAAGGAGGTGCAGGGCTACAGCGTGCAGTACCAGCTGCTCAATGGAG GAGAGGTGCATCGCGTCACCGTATCCAACCCCAGCCGGAACTCGGTGGTTGTGGAGAACCTGCTGCCCAACCACTCCTACATCTTCAAGGTGAAGGCACAGAGTGAGGAGGGCTGGGGCCCTGAGAGGGAAGGAGTCATCACCATAGAGTCCCAGGTGGACCCACAGAGCCCACTGAGCCCCGTTCCAG GTTCACCCTTCACGCTGAGCACACCCAGTGCCCCCGGACCGCTGGTTTTCACTGCCCTCAGCCCTGactccctgcagctcagctgggagaGACCACACAAACCCAACGGGGCCATCCTGGGTTACATGATCACCTGTGAAAGGCTGCACGGAGGAG GGGAGCCCAGGAATATCTATGTGGAAGGTGACAATCCAGAAACAACCCTGACTGTGCCCCACTTGAAGGAGAACATCCCGTACAAGTTCAAAGTGCAAGCCAAGACCACCCAAGGCGTTGGGCCGGAGAGAGAAGGCATCATCACCATCCAGTCTCAAGATGGAG GTACTTTCTCCCAGTTCGGAGGACAGCAATACACAAAAGAGGTGTACAACTTCCCCACAGAATACAGCACCAAAACCAGCATCAGCCATTCCTCTCTGGACCCCCACTTCTCAG GAATCCATCCTCTCCTTGCAGACGGCATGCTGATGACGTCCCAGCGAGTGGAGAGTGCCAGCAGCACCCTCACCAAACAGGTCACCAAAGAGTTCATCAGCCGCACCGTGACGTCCAGCGGGACCCTCACCAAGCAGGTGGAGAGGCAGTTCTATGAGGCCTGA
- the ITGB4 gene encoding integrin beta-4 isoform X1: MRLRTKRMAALPRLCVGLLLLALLCTTTLGQRSRNNRCVQSRAKSCTECIRVAKECSFCTEESFEEPRCDLRENLLRYGCREASIVYTRGEMRTQQNISINTFLQRTQVAPQAMFMRLRAGEEMSFNMDVFQPLESPVDLYILMDFSYSMSDDLDNLKSMGQNLAEFLQALTSNYTIGFGKFVDKVSSPQTDMRPEKLREPWNNADSPFSFKNVIRLTNNINYFSQELRKERISGNLDAPEGGFDAILQTAVCKDKIGWRKDSTHLLVFSTESAFHYEADGTNVLAGILARNDEECHLDTHGTYVYDTKQDYPSVPTLVRLLGQHNIIPIFAVTNHSYSYYEKLHKYFPISEIGVLQEDSSNIVELLRTAFERIRSKMDIRADFVPKALKTEFISSMYEKTESGSFHITRGEVGKFQVRVKALEHVGGQHVCTLPEKDRQGIIHVKPTSLSDSLQVQASVVCDVCPCEQQPDFRSPKCSFHGDFICGQCICHAGWRGDTCDCSPASSPNNEACIRPGDVEPCSGRGECLCGKCQCYPEDLMQRFDGDFCQYDVLQCPRTSGFLCNDRGRCSKGACVCESGWEGPGCECPTSNDTCIDSRGGICNNQGRCKCGRCICDKTSLYTSSTCEISYSLGFQAVCESIRDCVQCQAWGTGNRKGNCSMCHLHVQMVEELKKEEANEYCSFQDEEDDCTYHYALEGDPSVLPNATVQVQKKKECPPGSFLWLIPLLIFLILLLGLLLLLCWRYCACCKACLALLPCCARGRTVGFKEDHYMLRQSLMSSDHLDTPMVRSGSLKGRDTVRWKINNNVHKQGFTSHAALNPKDLIPYGLSLRLTRLFTQNLVKPESRECEQLRKEVEENLNDIYRHIPGCQKPQQTKFRLQPNSGKRQDHTIVDTVLTAPRSAKTEIIKVTEKHVSHEAFNDLKVSPGYYTVTSDQDAHGMVEFQEAVELVDVRVPLFIREDDDDEKQLQVEAIDVPTGIAQIGRRIVNITIIKEQASSLITFLQPAYSHSRFDKVARIPVLREIIDNGRSQVTYRTRDLTAKEGRDYVFTEGDLVFQPGETRKEVQVSLLELTEIDTLLHNRQVKQFAIDLLHPKHGAKIGRYPQATVTIADPEVVDGVPPLTGMGQLTQSPKGRLSAPLNPSAQALSSKEIHFSWFPPTGKPLGYKVKYWVQGDPESEANVIDVKSSEATLRNLYAFCDYEMQVCAYNAMGEGAYSDVIHCRTLEDVPSEPGRLAFNVVSSTVTQLSWAEPAETNGVITAYEVSYGLVNEDNVPIGPMKKVLVEDPKKRMVLIENLRESQPYRYMVKARNGAGWGPEREATINLATQPKRPMSIPIIPDVPIIDAEGGEDYDSYLMYSTDVLRTPAGSKRPSVSDDSGSRWKYVPLLGEDLDLRRITWRLPPETIPRLSGSSHLSSDTEGLLREEDGDMATGSPMRSGTPRPQAEHLLNGRMDYFSGSSSTLTRTANTSYHQHVQQEHRVMGSSSLTRDYSTMMAGHDYSGRFLPPILEDAGRRIPQPRDVGFRSRVKVKGYYPSTGCRDSIIMTDGSTGTCKYIDSRFPLGVPDIPTRLVFSALGPTSLKVSWQEPRCEKEVQGYSVQYQLLNGGEVHRVTVSNPSRNSVVVENLLPNHSYIFKVKAQSEEGWGPEREGVITIESQVDPQSPLSPVPGSPFTLSTPSAPGPLVFTALSPDSLQLSWERPHKPNGAILGYMITCERLHGGGEPRNIYVEGDNPETTLTVPHLKENIPYKFKVQAKTTQGVGPEREGIITIQSQDGGTFSQFGGQQYTKEVYNFPTEYSTKTSISHSSLDPHFSGIHPLLADGMLMTSQRVESASSTLTKQVTKEFISRTVTSSGTLTKQVERQFYEA; the protein is encoded by the exons ATGCGGCTCAG GACGAAGAGGATGGCCGCACTGCCAAGGctctgtgtggggctgctgctgctggccctgctctgcaccaccaCTCTTGGCCAACGGAGCAGAA ATAACCGCTGTGTGCAGAGCCGGGCAAAGAGCTGCACTGAGTGCATCCGTGTGGCCAAGGAGTGTTCCTTCTGCACCGAGGAG AGCTTTGAGGAGCCGCGCTGTGACCTGAGGGAGAACCTGCTGCGCTATGGCTGCAGGGAGGCCAGCATCGTCTACACGAGGGGCGAGATGCGCACTCAGCAG AACATCAGCATCAACACGTTCCTGCAGAGGACCCAGGTGGCCCCCCAGGCCATGTTCATGCGGCTGCGGGCTGGGGAGGAGATGAGCTTCAACATGGACGTCTTCCAGCCCCTGGAGAGCCCCGTGGACCTCTACATCCTTATGGACTTCTCCTACTCGATGTCTGATGACTTGGATAATCTCAAGAGCATGGGGCAAAACCTGG CCGAGTTCCTGCAAGCTCTCACCTCCAATTACACCATCGGCTTTGGCAAGTTTGTGGACAAAGTCTCATCCCCACAGACAGACATGAGGCCTGAGAA GCTCCGTGAGCCATGGAACAACGCCGACTCCCCCTTCTCCTTCAAGAACGTCATCCGCCTGACCAACAACATCAACTACTTCAGCCAGGAGCTCAGGAAGGAGCGCATCTCTGGAAACCTGGATGCGCCCGAAGGTGGCTTCGATGCCATCCTGCAGACTGCTGTTTGCAAG GACAAGATTGGCTGGAGGAAGGACAGCACGCATTTGCTTGTGTTCTCCACTGAGTCAGCCTTTCACTATGAAGCTGATGGCACCAACGTCCTGGCAGGGATCCTGGCGAGGAATGACGAGGAGTGTCACCTGGACACCCATGGCACCTACGTTTATGACACCAAGCAGGACTACCCCTCGGTGCCCACGCTGGTGCGCCTGCTGGGTCAGCACAACATCATTCCCATCTTTGCTGTCACCAACCACTCCTACAGCTACTACGAG AAGCTGCACAAATATTTCCCCATCTCCGAGATcggggtgctgcaggaggactCCTCCAACATCGTGGAGCTGCTCCGCACAGCCTTTGAG CGCATCCGCTCCAAGATGGACATCCGAGCTGACTTCGTCCCCAAGGCCCTGAAGACGGAGTTCATCTCCTCAATGTATGAAAAGACGGAATCTGGGTCCTTCCACATCACCCGTGGGGAAGTG ggtAAGTTCCAGGTGAGGGTGAAGGCGCTGGAGCACGTGGGTGGGCAGCACGTCTGCACCCTCCCTGAGAAGGACAGGCAGGGCATTATCCATGTGAAACCCACCTCACTGAGCGACAGCCTCCAAGTCCAGGCCTCCGTGGTGTGCGACGTGTGTCCCTGTGAGCAG CAACCAGATTTCCGCTCACCCAAGTGCAGCTTCCACGGGGACTTCATCTGTGGGCAGTGCATCTGCCATGCAGGCTG gCGAGGGGACACGTGTGACTGCTCCCCGGCCTCATCCCCCAACAACGAAGCCTGCATCCGCCCTGGGGACGTGGAGCCGTGCTCGGGTCGGGGCGAGTGTCTCTGTGGGAAGTGTCAGTGCTACCCCGAGGACCTGATGCAGCGCTTCGATGGGGACTTCTGCCAATATGATGTGCTGCAGTGCCCGCGCACCTCCGGCTTCCTCTGCAATG ATCGCGGTCGCTGCTCCAAGGGCGCGTGTGTATGCGAGAGCGGCTGGGAGGGCCCTGGCTGTGAGTGTCCCACGAGCAATGACACCTGCATTGACAGCAGGGGG gGCATCTGCAACAACCAGGGGAGGTGCAAGTGCGGGCGGTGCATCTGTGACAAGACATCCCTGTACACCAGCTCCACCTGTGAGATCAGCTACTCCCTG GGCTTCCAGGCCGTGTGCGAGAGCATCAGGGACTGTGTGCAGTGCCAGGCCTGGGGAACGGGCAACAGGAAAGGGAACTGCAGCATGTGCCACCTCCACGTGCAGAtggtggaggagctgaagaAAG AGGAGGCCAATGAGTACTGCTCCTTCCAGGATGAGGAGGATGACTGCACCTACCACTACGCATTGGAGGGAGACCCCAGTGTTCTCCCCAATGCCACCGTCCAggtgcagaagaagaaag AGTGCCCTCCTGGCAGCTTCCTCTGGCTCATCCCTCTGCTCATTTTCCTCatcctgctcctggggctgctgctgctgctgtgctggaggtaCTGTGCCTGCTGCAAG GCTTGCCTGGCCCTGCTCCCCTGCTGTGCACGAG GTCGCACCGTTGGCTTCAAGGAGGACCACTACATGCTTCGCCAGAGCCTCATGTCCTCAGACCACCTGGACACCCCCATGGTCCGCAGCGGATCCCTCAAGGGTCGGGACACCGTCCGCTGGAAGATCAACAACAACGTCCACAAGCAGGGCTTCACCTCCCACGCTGCCCTCAACCCCAAAGACCTCA TTCCCTACGGGCTGTCGCTGAGGCTGACACGGCTCTTCACACAGAACCTGGTGAAGCCAGAGAGCCGGGAGTGCGAGCAGCTGCGCAAGGAAGTGGAGGAGAAT CTGAACGACATCTACAGGCACATCCCAGGCTGCCAGAAGCCCCAGCAGACCAAATTCAG GTTACAGCCCAATTCTGGGAAGAG GCAGGACCACACCATTGTGGACACGGTGCTCACCGCCCCTCGCTCTGCCAAGACAGAGATCATCAAGGTGACAGAGAAACACGTTTCCCACGAGGCTTTCAATGACCTGAAGGTTTCACCAGGTTACTACACTGTGACCTCTGACCAAG ATGCTCACGGGATGGTGGAGTTCCAAGAAGCTGTGGAGCTGGTTGATGTCCGCGTCCCACTCTTCATCAGGGAGGATGACGATgatgagaagcagctgcaggtggAGGCCATCGATGTCCCCACCGGCATCGCACAGATCGGACGCAGGATTGTCAACATCACCATCATCAAGGAACAAG CCAGCAGCCTCATCACCTTCCTGCAGCCAGCCTATTCCCACAGCCGCTTTGATAAGGTGGCCAGGATCCCTGTCCTGAGGGAGATCATAGACAACGGGAGGTCCCAAGTTACCTACAGGACCCGAGATCTCACCGCCAAGGAAGGCAGG GACTATGTCTTCACAGAAGGTGACCTGGTCTTCCAGCCCGGGGAGACCCGAAAAGAGGTGCAGGTCTCCCTGCTGGAGCTAACTGAGATAGACACCCTCCTGCACAACCGCCAGGTCAAGCAGTTTGCCATCGACCTCCTCCATCCCAAGCATGGGGCCAAGATCGGCCGATACCCCCAGGCCACGGTGACCATTGCTGACCCAG aggtggtggatggtgtCCCCCCGCTGACTGGCATGGGCCAGCTCACCCAGTCTCCCAAAGGCCGCCTGAGCGCACCCCTTAATCCCAGCGCCCAGGCTCTGAGCTCCAAGGAAATCCACTTCAGTTGGTTTCCTCCAACGGGAAAGCCTCTGGGGTACAAG GTGAAATACTGGGTGCAGGGGGACCCCGAATCCGAAGCCAATGTCATCGATGTCAAATCATCAGAGGCAACACTGAGAAACCTCTACGCCTTCTGCGACTACGAGATGCAAGTCTGTGCCTACAATGCTATGGGTGAAGGGGCCTACTCCGACGTCATACACTGCCGCACGCTGGAGGATG TTCCTAGTGAGCCTGGTCGCTTGGCTTTCAATGTGGTGTCTTCCACCGTGACACAGCTGAGCTGGGCTGAGCCTGCAGAAACCAATGGGGTGATCACGGCTTATGAAGTCAGTTATGGGCTCGTTAACGAGGACAATG tccccattggccccatgaAGAAGGTGCTGGTTGAAGACCCAAAGAAGCGCATGGTGCTGATAGAAAACCTGCGGGAGTCCCAGCCCTACCGCTACATGGTGAAAGCCAGGAATGGTGCTGGCTGGGGACCTGAGAGAGAAGCCACCATCAACCTCGCTACGCAGCCCAAGCGTCCCATGTCTA TCCCCATCATTCCCGATGTCCCCATCATTGATGCTGAAGGAGGTGAGGACTACGACAGCTACCTGATGTACAGCACAGACGTGCTTCGCACTCCAGCTGGCAGCAAACGTCCCAGCGTCTCTGATGATTCAG GCTCCCGATGGAAATATGTGCCGCTGCTGGGAGAAGACTTGGATCTTCGCCGCATCACCTGGAGGCTCCCTCCTGAAACCATTCCCCGCCTCTCTGGCAGCAGCCACCTCTCCTCGGACACCGAGGGTCTCCTCCGTGAGGAGGATGGCGACATGGCTACAGGCAGCCCCATGAGGAGCGGGACCCCCCGGCCCCAAGCAG AACACCTGCTGAATGGCCGCATGGATTACTTCtccggcagcagcagcacgctgACCAGGACAGCAAACACCAGCTACCACCAGCACgtgcagcaggagcacagggtGATGGGGAGCTCCTCACTGACCAGAGACTACTCCACCATGATGGCGGGGCACG ATTACTCAGGGAGATTCCTTCCTCCCATCCTTGAAGATGCTGGGAGGAGAATCCCACAGCCCAGGGACGTGGGTTTCAGGAGCAGGGTAAAGGTGAAGGGTTACTATCCCAGCACTGGCTGTCGGGACTCTATAATCATGACCGATGGGTCCACGGGGACTTGCAAGTACATAG ATTCCAGGTTTCCACTGGGTGTCCCTGACATCCCCACGAGGTTGGTGTTCTCTGCTCTGGGACCCACCTCGCTGAAGGTGAGCTGGCAGGAGCCGCGCTGCGAGAAGGAGGTGCAGGGCTACAGCGTGCAGTACCAGCTGCTCAATGGAG GAGAGGTGCATCGCGTCACCGTATCCAACCCCAGCCGGAACTCGGTGGTTGTGGAGAACCTGCTGCCCAACCACTCCTACATCTTCAAGGTGAAGGCACAGAGTGAGGAGGGCTGGGGCCCTGAGAGGGAAGGAGTCATCACCATAGAGTCCCAGGTGGACCCACAGAGCCCACTGAGCCCCGTTCCAG GTTCACCCTTCACGCTGAGCACACCCAGTGCCCCCGGACCGCTGGTTTTCACTGCCCTCAGCCCTGactccctgcagctcagctgggagaGACCACACAAACCCAACGGGGCCATCCTGGGTTACATGATCACCTGTGAAAGGCTGCACGGAGGAG GGGAGCCCAGGAATATCTATGTGGAAGGTGACAATCCAGAAACAACCCTGACTGTGCCCCACTTGAAGGAGAACATCCCGTACAAGTTCAAAGTGCAAGCCAAGACCACCCAAGGCGTTGGGCCGGAGAGAGAAGGCATCATCACCATCCAGTCTCAAGATGGAG GTACTTTCTCCCAGTTCGGAGGACAGCAATACACAAAAGAGGTGTACAACTTCCCCACAGAATACAGCACCAAAACCAGCATCAGCCATTCCTCTCTGGACCCCCACTTCTCAG GAATCCATCCTCTCCTTGCAGACGGCATGCTGATGACGTCCCAGCGAGTGGAGAGTGCCAGCAGCACCCTCACCAAACAGGTCACCAAAGAGTTCATCAGCCGCACCGTGACGTCCAGCGGGACCCTCACCAAGCAGGTGGAGAGGCAGTTCTATGAGGCCTGA